The sequence below is a genomic window from Gemmatimonadota bacterium.
CGCCACGTCGAGCATGTTGGTGCCGGGTTGCCTGGCGATCTCTATGGTGATCGCAGGCAGCCCGTTGACGCGGGCCACGCCGTGTGGAGTCGAGAGGGTCCACCTTATCTCGGCGAGATCGCCGAGGCGCAGTACGCGATCATGGTTCGCGGAAACGGGCAGTAGGGTGAGATTGTGCATCCCAACCGCCAGAGGCGTTGTCAACAACGGTACTGTGGCGCCCTGTCGACGGAGGGCCCCGGCGGCGTGAGATTCGACACCGAGGCGCATGGCCCTGTGAAGATCCGTCGGAGACAGGCCTGCATTATCCATGCGGCCTGCGTCGAGCAGCAAGTCCAGTTCCTCTTCCCTGCCACCGATGACCTCGATGTCCGAAACGCCCTCGACGGCCAGCAGCAAAGGACGGATATCCTCCAGCGCCAGTTGCCGCAGCGCATGATCAGTCACCGGTCCGGACAGGCGATAGCTCATGAAACCGTCCAGATCGCGGAAAATTTCGGGCAGTGCCTCGGATACACGTGGCCGAACGCGGGGCGGCAGGTCTGGACGCAGGGCAGCGAGTCGGTCCATGACGAGGGTGCGTGTGGCGGCGACGGAAGCGGCTGGGTCGCAGCCCGCCTGAATGCGCGCATTCCCTTCCCTGGTGACGGACCGGACTTCGAGGATGCCGGGAACGGTGGCCAGCTCCGATTCGATAGGGGCCGTCACGTGCTTGACGACGGCTTCGGAAGAGGCGCCTGGCCATTCCGCCGAGATGATGAGGCTTGGGTAGTCCGTGACGGGCTGCAGCGACAGGGGTAGTTGCGCGAGGGAACCGACGCCCAGCGCCAGGACGACGAGACCCGCCGCGCAGACGGCGATGGGGCGATGGATGGCCGAGGAGAGGAGCTTGTCCATGATCGATCAACCGAAAGACGCGTCGATTCGCGGCGGCGCGACACGGATCGCTTCCCGGTCAGTGCCGTTCCGCGAATTATACGCGGTCAGTTCTCGTTGGCGCGGTCCGGTCCCGCCAGCAGCCGGTACGCGAGGGGCACGACGAAAAGGGTCAGCGCGGAGCCGATGACCAGACCACCGATGAGGGTACGTGCCAGCGGAGCACCCATTTCCCCGCCCGCGCCGAACCCTACGGCCAAGGGAGCGACGCCGCAGACCGTGGTCACGGTCGTCATCAGAATCGGACGCAAGCGGCGTCGGCCGGCCTCGTGAATGGCCTCCCTGCGGGACAGGCCCTCCCTTTCGGCGCGCACGATGAAATCGACTTTCAGAATGGCGTCATTCACCACGATGCCCACCAGTACGATAGCGCCGATCCAGGTGATGACGTTGACACTCGCCCCCCACAAGCTCAGGACGACGACGGCGCCTGCCAGTGCCAGTGGAACAACGGCGATGATGATCCACGGAAGGCGTAGCGATTCGAACTGAGCCGCCAGGATCAGGAGGACAATCAGAATCGAGAAGGCCAGCGAGATCAGCATGGATCGGTAAGTGGTTCGCAACGTTGCCTGTGCGCCGCCGATCTCAATGTCCAGGCCGTCCGCCCGGTCGTACCTCCATCCCGCGTCCGCCAGCAGGTCCTGTATGCGATCGGATACGCCGATCAGGTCGTCGCTGGAGATATCCGCGTTTACGATCGCCACGGGCGTCTGGTCGACGCGGTACAGTTCACCCGCGACTTCGACGGGTTCGACCGTTGCCAGCGCACGGATGGGAATCCGTCCCACCGCCGTATCAATCTGTTCGTCCATAATGGCGTGCAAGCCGGGCCGTTCCTCCTGGCTCCCGTGCACCACGATGGGTATGCGTTCATCGGTTCGGTTGAACATGGTAGCCGTCCTTCCATCCACGAAAGTACGCAACGCGTCGGCGATCTTCGCAGGTTCCACGCCGAGTTGCGCCGCGCGACGTTCATCCACTACGACGCGATAGCCCGGCCGTCCTTCGGTCCCTTGGAGGACTACGTCAGCCAGCGGCAAACCGGACGCGGTCAACAATGACCGCAGGACGTTCGCGCCGTCTCTGGGCGGGTTTTGATGGTCGCGCCCGTCGATCCTGCGTGTGAGCACCCGGATGGACACATCGGGCTGGTTTCCGACCAGCGCCGTCGACATGGCGGTGACCGGCGGTTTCAATTCTACCTTGGTTCCCAGGCGTACCGGAATCAGCTTCCTCAAGGCCGCCATGGTCGTTCGGGCATCTGTCGCAGTCTCGTCGAGATACACCTGTATCTGCGCTCGTTCGAGTTTCGCGGTCCCCGGCGCCGTTCCCGGCACGAAGGAGGATACAGCCGCGCCCACCGTGGTCAGCGTTCCGCGCACCCCCGGGAGAGTGCGGGCGATTTCGGACAGTTCGCGCGCGGATTCCTGGGTGGCTTCCAACGATGAACCCTGCGGCAACGACAAGTCCATCCAGAACGATCCTTCATCGACTTTCGGGAAAAAGGCCCGGGGAAGGGTCCAGCCCAGGGGCACCGCGACTGCCATGAAGACCAGCAACACGACCGAAGCCCGTATGGGATGATCGATGATCGCGTCTACGGCGCGACGATACAAATCATGGAACCTGGAAGAACGTGCAGGTTTGCGCGCCATGTCGCGCCGCATCCACCGGGCGACGAGGGTCGGGAGCAGGGTCAGTGCCACGACCCACGCGAGCAGGAGCGTCACGGTCACGGCCAGCGCCTGATCCCGGAACAGCTGTCCCGCGACGCCCGGTGCCAACGCCATCGGCAGGAAAACCGAGACAGTGGTGAGCGTAGAAGCCGCCATGGGCAGCGCCACCTCAGAAGCGCCGCGCCCCGCGGCCGAATTCGTGTCGAGGCCGGCTTCCCGGTGTCGCGCGATGTTCTCGACGGAGATGATTGCGTTGTCCACCAGCATGCCGACTCCGAGCGCCAGACCGCCTATGGACATGATGTTCAGCCCCACGCCCAGCGTATCGAAAACAAAGAAGGAAGCGATGACGGCCACCGGCATGGCGATTGCCACGGGGATGGCGTAACGGACGTTACGGAACCAGAGAAGCAGGGCCAGGAACGCCAGCACGCCGCCGCCAGCCAATGCGGTCAGCGCGCCCTGGATGGACCTTCGAACGAAGTCGGCCTGATCGAAAGCCGCGGTCAGCGAGATGTCCGGGTATTCGGCGTTGAACCCGTCCATCGCCCGGCGAACGTCGTCACTGGTCGTCAGCAGATTCGCGTCTGCGGTTTTCTGAATCAGGACGCCGATGGCGGGCATCCCGTCGAAGAGAACGGCTCCCAGCCGCTCGCGTTCGCCCATCTCGACTTTTGCCACGTCGCGCAAACGTATCTGTGCGGATCCGGGTTCGCGAAGCAGCACGGCTTCGCGCATCTCCTCCAAAGACTGGAAAGCTCCGTCGATCCGCAGGGCGTAGCGGTAGTTTCCGCGTCTAAGAAGACCGGCGGGCTTGTCCTGATTGTATGCCGCCAGCATCTCATGCACGGCGTCCAGCGTCAGATCGTACGCGGAAAGACGTGCGGGGTCTATCGTGATCCGTACCTCCGGCCCCGCTCCGCCGATCACCCTGGCACGGGCGACGCCCGGCGTCTGTTCCAGCCGGGGTCGCAGTATACGCTCTCCCACCCGTTGCAACGTGGCCAGGGACGGTCCATCTTCCCGCGACCCGGATCTGAGTGCCAGGCCCATCATAGGCGCGTTGTCCGGATCGGTGTCCAGAATCACGGGACGGTTGCTGTCCTCGGGCAGGAGAAATCGTTGCGCGTCCAGCCTTTCGCGCACGATCAGGACCGTGTTCTTAAGATCGGCACCCCAGGTCAGCTCGACGGTTACCAGGGATTCACCCTCCCGGGAGACGGACCGTACTCGGTGTGCGCCGGGCAGGTTCCGCAACGTGGATTCTATGGGTTCGGTGATTTCGCGGGCGACCAGACCCGGCGGCGCGTTGGTCCAGGTCGTCCACACGGTGACGGCGGGGATCTCAAGCGGCGGCATCAAACTGACAGGAAGACGGTTCAGGGCGATAAGTCCGACGAGCACGGCGGCGCCCATCAGGCTGCATGTTGCGACGGGCCGTTGAACGGCGAGACTGGAGAGATTCATGTCATTCTATCCTGCTCACGCGCACCGGAACGTCGTGAGCCAGCGTGACGTTTCCGGTAACGGCAACGGTATCACCTTCAGCGAGGCCGGTTGTGATTTCCTGCCAGCCATCCACCTCGCGGCCGAGGGCGACGTAGGTCCACTGGGCCCTGCCATCCCGTATACGAAAGACCAGGGGGCGTTCATCGCGGACGACGACGGCACCAGCTGGAACGACCAGCCGGTTTTCATAAAACGTACCTTCAATCCGAATCTCGGCGTACATTCCCGGTTTCAGCCGGCTGTCGGTGTTGGGAAGGTCGGCCTCAACAAAGCCCGTGCCGCTTTCCTCGTCCACCGCGGGGTACATGCGGGCGATTTTGCCTTCGAAGGACTCCTCCGGCCAGGCGGCGACCCGGACCCGTATGCCACGGCCGATTTCGACGGCGCCCAGGTCGCTTTCCAAGACGGCGGCTTTGACGCGGACACGGGACACATCCAGGAGCGTGAGGCAGGTTTCTCCGGCAGCGACCTGTTGACCTTCTTCGACAAGCCGTTCGTCGATGACGCCGGAAAAGGGAGCAAGAATGGCGGTCTGTTCCAGATTCAGCACGGCGCGCGCGTGGGCGATCTCCGCTCCGGTCAGGCCAGTGTTCTGAGCGATGAGTTCAAACCTGTGGTCTCCAGAGAGCAACTGCACGGCTTCGTAGTCTCTACGGGCGGTCTGAAGCGCCGCAAGATCGATCTCTTCACGCTCGAAGGCCGCCTGCGCCTCATGCCAGGCAGTTCTCTTGATACGTGTCCAGGTCGTATCGGGCACTGTGACTGCGGTGGTGTCGGTGATGAAAAACGCGTACTTGTACCGGGCGTCCATGAGTGCCGAACGGGTCTCATCCACTTGGATGCGGAACCGTTCTTCTTCCAGTTTCGCCAGGAGTTGGCCTTTTTGGACGAACTCGCCCTCGCGTACTAGGACGCTTTGGATTCTGCCGCCGACCCCTGCGCTCAAGTCGGTCCGTCGTCCGGCCAGGAGACGGCCCGAGGCAACGATCGTCCTCGTCAGCGTCCTCCGGCTTGCCACCGCGGCTTCCACTGGGAAGGGTTGCATCTCGGTTACCGCCGGGACAGCCCCGGCAGGCGCGTCCGAAGAAGCGGTCGTTTCGGGCCGAAGGTAAATGACGGCCGCAACAACGGCGAGGACGATAACGATGAGGATGGGAATGAACGTCTTCATGAGTTACCCCGGATGATCGGATTCCCTCAAGAATATCATTCGATGCTCGAGGAACAACTTCCGACGTAAGGGTTTACCGGGAGAATAAGTCAGATATCCCCCAAAGCCGCTCGTTCTTGCATACACGTGCGCGACGGGTTCGAACTGGACCCGATGCATACTGTAGTAAAACACCATTTGAACGGGACGGATTAATCTGGCCAACAAACTGGCCTTGATCGTACGCCGAGGAAAATGCACGTCACCGTCGTCATTGGTTGTCCTGGCTTGGCTGCTGTAGGTTTTTTCAAGTGCGAAATGCCGCCAATACTGCTGGACTTCTACGCCTTGCATCGGGTATCCGTCTTTATCGACCACGGTAATGCTCCAGGCGGGTACAACGGCGGACTCTACAGGATAGCCTAATACAACTGTCGCACCGATAATTACCGCAGCCGCGATGTATTTGCGCATTATATTGCCTCCTTCATTGGAAGTGGTACTTGACGCGCAAAGACTAGACCTGAAGCGGCTACCAATATCAACGTATTCCGAACCAGCGCTTCGACAATGGAGACGTCTCTAAAGTCATCGTAAAATCCGAAACAACCACACGGCACGTCTGCCCCGTGATACAGCCCCCAGGCCATCGCGCCCATAAAGGACAACATCAGCAGCACTACGATCATCGCGCTGTATCGGATCCATAACCCGATCACGAGACATAACCCGGTTGAGACTTCGATCCAGGGCAACGCAAGGGCGGCAGGGACTGCCAGCGGTTCGGGAATGAAGTCATACGACCGCACTACCTGCTCAAAGAGCTCAAATTCCGGCATCTTGGCCAGACCTGCCCAGATAAATATCCCCCCTACCACTAAACGCAGCGTTACGAGACCGATAAGAACTATACGACTATTTCCGATTGCCATGATTCATCCATACCCGATTAGATTCTACAATGTGTCAGGAGGTTTTCTGAGCGCGTAGGTCACTACGGTGGGATTGGACGACTCGTCAGCGGGTTCAACTAACAAGTACAGAAGACCTTCCCGGGTGAAGAGCGCGCCCGGGCCTCCCATGAATTCCGGCAGTTGAAGGCTGCCCGCGATCTGGTTCAGATCGGTATCGTACAGATCCATGAAAACGCGGGATCCTTGCGGGTCGGCGTATACCGCGCCCAGCCAATGATCGTCGATCTTAAGGAGTTGATAGAACTGGCTCCATGAACGCATATACTCATCCCGCTTTCGCATGTCGTCCAGAACCATTGCGTCGGGTGGCTCCCGCAACGGCGCGTAGAAGGGAGATTGACCCTGCGCGGTTTTTACGAGATCGCCATCGAGCGAGTATTTCCACAGGGTGTATTCGTACGGGGTCGCGACGTAGAGGAAACGACCGACCGACACGATACCGCCACCCCGGGAAGCGGCGGCGACATTGTAGTTTTCGGACTGAGGCGCAAATTCCTTGAGCGTACCGCCCTGACTGTTCAATTCGTGCACAACGTGAAGTTCGCCGCTGGTATTTACGTATCCAAAAACCCGTCCCTCGACGGTAACGTGGATACCTTCCAGTCGTGCCGAAGGAGAGAAGCTGTTCCTGAAAGCGTAGTCGCTCCCATAAATCGACACCCGCGACAGCATCATGTCGTACAGGTAGAAATCTCCATCGTGCGCGGCCGCCAATGCGAGGGGATACCGGTATTCGCCGGGGCCGTCGCCCGGGGCGCCGAGATGTTTCTTGCCGCGTCCCTTCCCGTCGAATACGTCGACGCGAGTGGTAACGAAGTCCAGCACAATGCAATCACCATTGGACGCAACGGCGCCGATCTTTGGCAGGGGACCGAGCAGGTAGTCATCGCTCGAATCGAGATCGATCCTCGATTCCTCCCGGAAGACATCCTCGAAAGTCAGTGGTCGTTCCTGGCTCGCGCATGCCAGCGGTCCGCACAGTCCGCATACCACAAACAGCGCGATGGCGAAACGTGAAGCGGGACACCATCTTGTGAAGGATGGCAAGGGATTATGGTTTTTCGTGTTCACGGTGTGATTCCTTTCCATTTCGCGTTGTGCTTCGCAGTCGTGCAATCAATTCTGTGCCGCGATGGTATTCATGTAGACGCCAAGCTTCTCATAGAATGCGATGCTTCCCTGCTCGTCTTGATAATCCGAGTAATTCGCCAGTAGAACTCGATCATCACGCCCCAAGAACACGATCAAGGGGTATCTATTGTAATCGAACCTCTTTAACAGATGGGATTCGGCGTCCATTACGGCTACGTCGTGAATCCGGTACTGTTTCAGATGAGAGAGAAAATGGACCTCCTGAAGATCAGAAAAGACCATAATGGCGGTTATGTTTCTCTCCCTCAAGCGACTACGATACTCATTGAACAATCGAAGTTCCATGTCCAGGCAGCGGTTGCAATTCGTTCCCGTAAAATGGTACACAAGCTTATAATCGCCCGAATCTGTAAACAGGTCTCTGAACCTGGAGTTAGCGCGTTGCAATCGAGCCAGATCCGATCCTAGACTGGCGCCTTCGAGCGTATGTTCACGGATGGTCAGTTGTTCGCCTATGCTCATGGTTACCTTGTTTTTCCACGTTCCGTTTTCGGCGGTTAACTCCGAAACTCTTTGGAACAGAACGATATTCAATGCGAGCAAGGATACAATTCCGACTAAGAGCCATCTTCGAGGTATTTCGAGACCGTACATATTTGATGACATGCTGACACCTCCTCGGGGTGTTGTCTGAAATCTGCTTAATCTGAAAGTTTGAGCTTGTAGACGACTACAGTTGGATTAGGCAGATTCTTAACGTCCCGCGACAACACGACGGGTTCTTCGGAACGCAATAGATAGAGTCGGTCACCCCTGGAAACGATACCCTGCGAACCACCACCAATGTGCTCGGGTAATTGCAGGTCGCCGGTAACGAAATTGAGATCGGTGTCGTAGAGATCTAAAAACACCCGACGCTCATTGGGTTCGGCCAGGACCACTCCAATCATCTCGTCTCCTATCTTCAACAACTGTCTAATGTGGCTCCAAGTGGCGTGGTACGCTTGTCGTTTGCGGAGATCGCTCGAGACCTCGCGCTCATCAAAGTCTGTCGATGGCGGCACGTAGTGCGACGATCTGCCCCGTACCGTTCGAATCAGTTTTCCGCCAAGATCATACTTCCGCAGTTCGTACTCATAGGGGGTGATTACGTAAAGGTGTGAGCCAAGCAGCACAATTCCTCCCCCTCTGGACTCTCCCGCGGTACTGAACTTCTCGTATTGATCGGCGAAACTGTTACCAATCTCTCCCGACCTGGTACACTCGTAGACCACCTTGTCGGCACCCTTCCTGCTCGCGACGCCACTCGAATAGCAAAAGAAGCGGTCATCGGCTGTCACGATCATCTGACCCAGGTAAAGAGGGAGATCGACACTGCTGTTAAATTGAAAGTCTTCGTTGTATTCCTGGATTCGCAGAAGATCCCCATCATATACGTAGTACTTGCGTGTATGGTCGCTATAGTAAAGGTTATCGGGATAGAGGTACTGGTCCGCGTTCGTCCCAAGACTTCCTATCTTCGCCTTGCTTCCTCCTTCGGAGTCGAAAACAAGGATTTGTCGAACGCCGAAGTTATCCAGCACAATGAAATCGCCCTGTTCGTTTATGGCGCTGAGCCAGGGCAAAGCGCTCAGCGTGAAGCCCGAATCATTGGCAAGCGGGATCTGGCGTATTTCTGTGTACACGTCAGAAAAAGCCCGTTTATCTCCATAAGAATCGACGAGATGGGCAATCGATGTATTGCGGGCTTCTTCCATTGAACCATGAGTACTCTGGCATGCCATTGGTCCCATGGATACCGCCATAAGCGAAAAGGACAGCATCCGTATCGTTTCTTTCAGTCTCTTGGCCATGATTGAATTCCCTCCTCACCAGGTAGTCTTTGACAGTACAACCGGAAAGTGCTCGTTTTGTAAATTGGTACCAGTCTTAGGTACCACCACTACACTATCGGTCAGGCGTGACAACGCTTACGGCCATGAGTGCGCGCTGAAAGGCGTGCAGTGATGGGATGTGGAGGCCTGGCAGTGGTACACGTTATTGGCAATATGAACCCAATTGTACACCTGATTGGCTCCTGCCGGCTCCGTGGACAACGCCAGCATGCTCATTGCGCCGGCCATCGTCAATGCACCGACGAACATTACACGAGT
It includes:
- a CDS encoding efflux RND transporter permease subunit, translated to MNLSSLAVQRPVATCSLMGAAVLVGLIALNRLPVSLMPPLEIPAVTVWTTWTNAPPGLVAREITEPIESTLRNLPGAHRVRSVSREGESLVTVELTWGADLKNTVLIVRERLDAQRFLLPEDSNRPVILDTDPDNAPMMGLALRSGSREDGPSLATLQRVGERILRPRLEQTPGVARARVIGGAGPEVRITIDPARLSAYDLTLDAVHEMLAAYNQDKPAGLLRRGNYRYALRIDGAFQSLEEMREAVLLREPGSAQIRLRDVAKVEMGERERLGAVLFDGMPAIGVLIQKTADANLLTTSDDVRRAMDGFNAEYPDISLTAAFDQADFVRRSIQGALTALAGGGVLAFLALLLWFRNVRYAIPVAIAMPVAVIASFFVFDTLGVGLNIMSIGGLALGVGMLVDNAIISVENIARHREAGLDTNSAAGRGASEVALPMAASTLTTVSVFLPMALAPGVAGQLFRDQALAVTVTLLLAWVVALTLLPTLVARWMRRDMARKPARSSRFHDLYRRAVDAIIDHPIRASVVLLVFMAVAVPLGWTLPRAFFPKVDEGSFWMDLSLPQGSSLEATQESARELSEIARTLPGVRGTLTTVGAAVSSFVPGTAPGTAKLERAQIQVYLDETATDARTTMAALRKLIPVRLGTKVELKPPVTAMSTALVGNQPDVSIRVLTRRIDGRDHQNPPRDGANVLRSLLTASGLPLADVVLQGTEGRPGYRVVVDERRAAQLGVEPAKIADALRTFVDGRTATMFNRTDERIPIVVHGSQEERPGLHAIMDEQIDTAVGRIPIRALATVEPVEVAGELYRVDQTPVAIVNADISSDDLIGVSDRIQDLLADAGWRYDRADGLDIEIGGAQATLRTTYRSMLISLAFSILIVLLILAAQFESLRLPWIIIAVVPLALAGAVVVLSLWGASVNVITWIGAIVLVGIVVNDAILKVDFIVRAEREGLSRREAIHEAGRRRLRPILMTTVTTVCGVAPLAVGFGAGGEMGAPLARTLIGGLVIGSALTLFVVPLAYRLLAGPDRANEN
- a CDS encoding efflux RND transporter periplasmic adaptor subunit, whose translation is MKTFIPILIVIVLAVVAAVIYLRPETTASSDAPAGAVPAVTEMQPFPVEAAVASRRTLTRTIVASGRLLAGRRTDLSAGVGGRIQSVLVREGEFVQKGQLLAKLEEERFRIQVDETRSALMDARYKYAFFITDTTAVTVPDTTWTRIKRTAWHEAQAAFEREEIDLAALQTARRDYEAVQLLSGDHRFELIAQNTGLTGAEIAHARAVLNLEQTAILAPFSGVIDERLVEEGQQVAAGETCLTLLDVSRVRVKAAVLESDLGAVEIGRGIRVRVAAWPEESFEGKIARMYPAVDEESGTGFVEADLPNTDSRLKPGMYAEIRIEGTFYENRLVVPAGAVVVRDERPLVFRIRDGRAQWTYVALGREVDGWQEITTGLAEGDTVAVTGNVTLAHDVPVRVSRIE
- a CDS encoding DoxX family membrane protein, translated to MAIGNSRIVLIGLVTLRLVVGGIFIWAGLAKMPEFELFEQVVRSYDFIPEPLAVPAALALPWIEVSTGLCLVIGLWIRYSAMIVVLLMLSFMGAMAWGLYHGADVPCGCFGFYDDFRDVSIVEALVRNTLILVAASGLVFARQVPLPMKEAI
- a CDS encoding 6-bladed beta-propeller, with the translated sequence MNTKNHNPLPSFTRWCPASRFAIALFVVCGLCGPLACASQERPLTFEDVFREESRIDLDSSDDYLLGPLPKIGAVASNGDCIVLDFVTTRVDVFDGKGRGKKHLGAPGDGPGEYRYPLALAAAHDGDFYLYDMMLSRVSIYGSDYAFRNSFSPSARLEGIHVTVEGRVFGYVNTSGELHVVHELNSQGGTLKEFAPQSENYNVAAASRGGGIVSVGRFLYVATPYEYTLWKYSLDGDLVKTAQGQSPFYAPLREPPDAMVLDDMRKRDEYMRSWSQFYQLLKIDDHWLGAVYADPQGSRVFMDLYDTDLNQIAGSLQLPEFMGGPGALFTREGLLYLLVEPADESSNPTVVTYALRKPPDTL
- a CDS encoding 6-bladed beta-propeller, with translation MAKRLKETIRMLSFSLMAVSMGPMACQSTHGSMEEARNTSIAHLVDSYGDKRAFSDVYTEIRQIPLANDSGFTLSALPWLSAINEQGDFIVLDNFGVRQILVFDSEGGSKAKIGSLGTNADQYLYPDNLYYSDHTRKYYVYDGDLLRIQEYNEDFQFNSSVDLPLYLGQMIVTADDRFFCYSSGVASRKGADKVVYECTRSGEIGNSFADQYEKFSTAGESRGGGIVLLGSHLYVITPYEYELRKYDLGGKLIRTVRGRSSHYVPPSTDFDEREVSSDLRKRQAYHATWSHIRQLLKIGDEMIGVVLAEPNERRVFLDLYDTDLNFVTGDLQLPEHIGGGSQGIVSRGDRLYLLRSEEPVVLSRDVKNLPNPTVVVYKLKLSD